A window of Christiangramia forsetii KT0803 contains these coding sequences:
- a CDS encoding phage tail tape measure protein: MSVRGDNSLFFATGLQNDQLKAGAAEATGIVQGLANTIGKINPFAILVTGSVTAFATIAKSAYDMMRDFEQAMKEVETISKATQDNFKGISKEVFALSEISPDAPVELAKAYYQIVSAGYDGAKGLKLLETATKAATAGVTDTKTAADGITTVLNAFKISAEEADRVADIMFNTVKLGKTTFEELSSQLSQVAPLAAASGFSFEEVAAAVASLTKQGVPTAQAMTQIRSAIEATTEVLGDGAAKSLTLQNAFQAIYDKAGGSQNELKKLTGRMEAMNAILAITGPNAKGAASDLEAMGNAAGSAEEAFNRMAGSNVNEWQILRNRIKATTEELGNAAIELSSKFAGFFNDMLADGDKLRKNFDQQRIEIFKLEGALQSVNEDTDEFKVIRKQIIDQFPDFVSGIDLEKASTEDLLGVLQQVNDAYLQRFKFAKRQDEIKKELEKQGNIEINIEDAQQKFDQRLAEVRKIAEDRGIDLKIDYSLDEKGIFKQVTNQLEKAELISTKGYQGAATAIQETYNFLLASTRAIGEQTVKLREQEGVVENLIDKNRDLNLRDLKTQEGRNEALKQINESLKQSELQRFVGSGIKEIDEAISKRTKIIEQFNEIKVAKNIESLAPFLKSENEEIKNLAEERKRFLNTGFTGGGGNGNNSLDDFKEELKKAKEEYKAYEAVINQIGEGAAKEQFEKLLQYGDNYQQFLKGKLDNTTSYAKQQIIALEAEAENFTLNRPELEAVSSVNPGTVNFDFEIDQTSINAIQNQIGELNKKIRAALTDEERDSLRERLKYWEDRLDIAEGGVDSETALYQDIYRNLSDLTYEGIRDYIKYWKARLAEAEKGSKTEQEILGRISSAQGKLLDRIIGDAVQQLEAVSGIFREAGNEMAADMVDGLSSAANQLGNAFKAIESGSTYDAVAAGLGAAIELTGMLVSASAQRKKADQDYYNAVIAQQKEYNRLLNEELRTREGANENVFTTDYENRIKQGVEAYSDAQSSYMESLRALSEGVVQAGVRDEANIGNILSGAGSGAALGAAVGSIIPGLGTLIGGAVGAVGGALAGLFGGRTNEPQWVSLLQEYPELIQQAEDGQLQLNEALAETLLNQDLVKEGTRTLIEDTLAWQEAMEAAKEQIRDVISDLAGGLGDNLRNSLVGAFQAGQDAAIAMGDTVSNVLQDILSQLIFDKIFSDQFKRLEDEMAASFDVGGDRNWQDDFARFFEGAQGLTEDFNSQLEAARNTAMSNGFDIFGPEAGTDRNGLAGGISSITEDTAGAIEGYMNAVRIDVRQGLEVAIQSGVYLSEIAQNTRYNRYLESIDGRMATIENGILEFQSRN; this comes from the coding sequence ATGTCAGTACGTGGTGATAATTCCCTCTTCTTTGCAACTGGGCTCCAAAACGATCAGCTAAAAGCCGGTGCAGCAGAAGCAACAGGAATAGTCCAGGGCTTAGCAAATACAATCGGTAAAATAAATCCATTTGCTATTCTAGTAACTGGATCAGTAACTGCCTTTGCTACTATTGCTAAGTCTGCATATGATATGATGCGAGACTTTGAGCAAGCTATGAAGGAGGTAGAAACAATCTCTAAAGCCACTCAAGATAATTTCAAAGGGATCTCCAAAGAAGTATTTGCTCTTTCCGAAATTAGCCCGGACGCCCCTGTAGAATTAGCTAAGGCATATTACCAAATTGTTTCTGCGGGTTATGACGGTGCAAAAGGTCTTAAACTTCTAGAGACTGCAACCAAAGCCGCGACTGCAGGTGTAACCGATACCAAAACAGCAGCCGACGGTATCACAACGGTATTGAACGCCTTTAAAATTAGTGCAGAGGAAGCCGATAGAGTTGCGGATATCATGTTTAACACGGTTAAACTTGGTAAAACTACCTTTGAGGAACTTTCAAGCCAATTATCACAGGTTGCACCTCTTGCGGCCGCTTCTGGTTTTAGCTTTGAAGAAGTCGCTGCAGCCGTTGCTTCCTTAACAAAACAAGGGGTGCCAACGGCTCAGGCAATGACACAGATAAGATCTGCCATTGAAGCAACTACTGAGGTCTTAGGTGATGGTGCAGCAAAATCTTTAACGCTTCAAAATGCATTCCAGGCTATTTATGATAAAGCTGGCGGATCTCAAAACGAGTTAAAGAAGCTTACCGGTAGGATGGAAGCTATGAATGCTATTTTGGCTATTACGGGTCCAAATGCTAAAGGTGCTGCAAGTGATTTGGAAGCAATGGGTAATGCAGCCGGAAGTGCTGAGGAAGCATTTAACCGCATGGCAGGTTCTAACGTAAATGAATGGCAGATACTAAGAAACAGAATCAAAGCGACTACCGAAGAACTCGGTAATGCAGCCATTGAGCTTAGTTCTAAGTTTGCCGGGTTCTTTAATGATATGTTAGCAGATGGAGACAAGCTTAGAAAAAACTTTGATCAACAAAGAATTGAAATATTCAAGTTAGAAGGTGCGCTTCAAAGTGTCAATGAAGATACAGATGAATTTAAAGTTATAAGGAAGCAGATTATAGATCAATTTCCCGATTTTGTTTCTGGTATTGATTTAGAGAAAGCATCTACAGAAGATTTACTTGGAGTTTTACAGCAGGTAAATGACGCTTATTTACAGCGTTTCAAATTTGCTAAAAGACAAGATGAGATTAAAAAAGAGCTTGAGAAACAAGGTAATATTGAGATAAATATTGAAGACGCTCAACAGAAATTTGATCAGAGATTAGCAGAAGTAAGAAAGATAGCTGAAGATCGTGGAATAGATCTTAAAATTGATTATAGCCTAGATGAAAAAGGAATCTTCAAGCAGGTAACAAACCAACTTGAAAAAGCTGAGTTAATATCTACAAAAGGTTATCAGGGCGCAGCAACAGCCATTCAGGAAACTTACAACTTCTTATTAGCTTCTACACGCGCCATAGGTGAGCAAACGGTAAAACTTAGAGAGCAGGAAGGTGTAGTTGAAAATCTAATAGATAAGAATAGGGATTTAAACCTTAGAGATTTAAAAACACAGGAAGGAAGAAATGAAGCTTTAAAGCAGATTAACGAATCATTGAAACAATCAGAGCTTCAAAGGTTTGTAGGTTCTGGAATAAAAGAAATTGATGAAGCTATTTCAAAGCGTACTAAAATCATTGAGCAGTTTAATGAAATTAAGGTTGCTAAAAACATAGAATCATTAGCTCCATTCCTTAAAAGTGAAAACGAAGAAATTAAAAATCTAGCAGAAGAAAGAAAAAGGTTTTTAAATACAGGTTTTACAGGTGGTGGTGGCAATGGAAATAATTCTCTAGATGATTTTAAAGAAGAACTTAAAAAAGCCAAAGAGGAGTATAAAGCCTATGAAGCTGTTATTAATCAAATTGGTGAAGGTGCAGCTAAAGAGCAGTTTGAAAAGTTACTGCAATATGGTGACAATTACCAGCAGTTTTTAAAAGGTAAACTAGATAATACTACAAGTTACGCTAAACAGCAAATAATAGCACTTGAAGCTGAAGCTGAAAACTTTACTCTTAATAGACCTGAATTAGAAGCAGTATCCTCAGTTAATCCAGGTACGGTTAATTTTGATTTTGAAATTGATCAAACTTCTATTAATGCTATTCAAAACCAGATAGGAGAACTTAATAAAAAGATTCGTGCAGCCTTAACGGATGAAGAAAGGGATTCTTTAAGAGAGCGTTTAAAGTATTGGGAGGATCGATTAGATATTGCTGAGGGCGGTGTAGATTCTGAAACTGCATTATACCAGGATATTTATAGAAACCTGAGTGACCTTACTTACGAAGGGATTAGGGATTATATCAAATATTGGAAGGCTAGGCTGGCAGAAGCTGAAAAAGGATCCAAAACAGAACAGGAAATACTAGGTAGAATCTCCAGTGCTCAAGGTAAATTACTAGATAGGATTATTGGAGATGCTGTTCAGCAATTAGAAGCAGTATCAGGTATTTTTAGAGAAGCCGGAAATGAAATGGCAGCTGACATGGTGGACGGCCTTTCAAGTGCTGCTAATCAACTAGGAAACGCTTTCAAGGCTATTGAGTCAGGAAGCACTTATGATGCGGTTGCCGCAGGACTAGGGGCAGCTATAGAACTAACTGGGATGTTAGTTAGTGCTTCGGCTCAACGTAAGAAAGCAGATCAAGATTATTACAATGCTGTCATAGCTCAACAGAAAGAATACAATCGCCTTTTAAATGAAGAGCTAAGAACAAGAGAAGGTGCAAATGAAAACGTATTTACCACCGATTACGAGAACAGAATAAAACAAGGTGTAGAAGCTTACAGCGATGCTCAAAGCAGTTACATGGAGAGTCTCAGAGCTTTATCGGAAGGTGTAGTGCAGGCAGGAGTAAGAGATGAAGCCAATATCGGCAATATATTAAGCGGAGCGGGGTCAGGTGCTGCTTTAGGTGCTGCAGTTGGCTCTATTATTCCGGGTTTAGGTACGCTGATTGGTGGTGCAGTTGGTGCAGTTGGTGGTGCTTTGGCAGGACTTTTTGGAGGCAGAACAAACGAGCCACAATGGGTAAGTCTTCTGCAGGAGTACCCAGAGCTAATACAACAAGCTGAAGATGGTCAATTACAACTTAATGAAGCCTTAGCAGAAACACTATTAAATCAAGACCTTGTAAAAGAAGGAACACGAACGTTAATTGAAGATACCCTTGCATGGCAGGAAGCAATGGAAGCCGCAAAAGAACAAATTAGGGATGTGATCAGTGATCTTGCAGGCGGTTTAGGTGACAATCTTAGAAATTCTTTAGTAGGAGCTTTTCAGGCAGGACAGGATGCAGCTATAGCAATGGGCGATACTGTTTCCAATGTACTTCAAGATATACTTTCTCAGTTGATATTTGACAAAATATTTTCAGATCAATTTAAGCGTCTAGAAGATGAAATGGCTGCATCTTTTGATGTTGGAGGTGATCGTAACTGGCAGGATGATTTTGCTAGGTTCTTTGAAGGTGCTCAAGGATTAACAGAAGATTTCAACAGTCAGCTGGAAGCGGCTAGAAATACGGCAATGTCTAATGGCTTTGATATATTTGGCCCTGAAGCTGGCACCGATAGAAATGGGTTAGCCGGGGGAATATCTAGCATTACTGAAGATACGGCTGGAGCTATTGAAGGATATATGAATGCTGTTCGTATAGATGTTAGGCAAGGACTGGAGGTTGCTATTCAAAGCGGAGTTTATTTGTCTGAAATAGCACAAAACACCCGTTATAATAGATATTTAGAAAGCATAGATGGTAGAATGGCAACTATAGAAAACGGAATTTTAGAATTTCAGTCAAGAAATTAG
- a CDS encoding phage tail spike protein, whose product MKIYRIIEGVKTELHDIEVDGNTELNQKISGQDLIRARFTSDGFMYDLQIGDYVEFKDAKYTILEEPQIKKSQNAYSYDIQFKSDQYLYNNVQLLNPGTEEIEFVHFGDAIDMVSIVLNNMNRVYGQQGGTYFADFVEQTEGRNIRFNDVNCLPALDQIAQEFGCEFIIKGYKLTFRKKIGKETGLTFRYKKELRGIERKTIQNGELVTVLYPFGSDRNVTNEYGSKRLKIPKLQKNVDVFGTIERAKVFEDIYPRLRGVVSSASDYRTFTDTSIDFNINDQLMGGATAKVVFNTGDLAGREYEVERYDSNSKKITIIPYTDDSDFTTPDSVFKPRVGDKYVLIDIKMPRAYIDNAEAELLEAAQEYLDTYSQPNVIYTVQPHYPELRRQQINIELGDVVTLVDEDFGIEFETRILALTQKINNEFEYSLEIGNQVTLSYFSQVLGDQQEIRNDIYQNTQYFQELFNRVFNNVKGFSAPLYVNRGEFSAANYYYNNQNRRDYVFRTIKEGDQEYKAWYYYIGEDHQRAEFIEANWQLIGDSFEILATETLLAQNANIGNWLIQNGQIVSQAIYDSDDETEIEPVVQMNGNEGFIKFVTKKEVWNGFRMVSVKQTMFLDGRTGEISIDIGGLRSEFSFEGLIANTEVGQEILTPDGKIGFGGVVGNYDGNLANRAGITIPYLVYGQEAFSAGVIGVANNSYTGPGGTAPAYGGAFWGLKSFGRYRGIQKIENGQNTFYCDEHSELISANNQVDCNLYLPKNPYEGREIIVRANYNRIDFRTEDGIKFLLDRNQVANLNTTQRDQRFTFTYDGQKWLTNIQRF is encoded by the coding sequence GTGAAAATTTACCGAATCATAGAAGGTGTAAAAACAGAACTCCACGACATTGAAGTGGATGGGAACACGGAACTCAACCAAAAGATTTCCGGGCAGGATCTTATTCGAGCCAGGTTCACCTCCGATGGATTTATGTACGATTTACAGATTGGGGATTATGTAGAATTTAAAGATGCTAAATATACGATACTCGAAGAGCCCCAGATAAAGAAATCACAAAACGCCTATTCTTACGATATCCAGTTTAAAAGTGATCAGTACTTATACAACAATGTACAGCTTCTGAATCCCGGAACCGAAGAAATAGAATTCGTTCATTTTGGGGACGCTATTGACATGGTAAGTATTGTTTTAAATAATATGAACCGGGTTTATGGTCAACAGGGTGGCACTTACTTTGCAGATTTTGTAGAGCAAACCGAAGGTAGGAATATCAGATTTAATGATGTTAATTGTTTACCTGCCTTAGATCAAATAGCGCAGGAGTTTGGATGTGAATTTATCATAAAAGGTTATAAGCTTACATTCAGAAAAAAGATAGGAAAGGAAACCGGCCTTACTTTCAGGTACAAAAAAGAGCTTCGCGGTATAGAGCGTAAAACAATTCAAAATGGGGAGCTGGTAACGGTCCTATATCCCTTTGGTAGTGATCGGAATGTTACCAATGAATATGGATCTAAACGCTTAAAAATACCAAAGCTTCAAAAGAACGTCGATGTTTTTGGAACTATCGAAAGAGCGAAGGTATTTGAAGATATCTACCCGAGATTAAGAGGCGTTGTTTCTTCCGCTTCAGATTATAGAACATTTACCGATACCAGTATTGATTTTAACATCAATGATCAGCTAATGGGTGGTGCCACTGCGAAGGTGGTTTTCAATACTGGAGATCTAGCCGGTAGGGAATACGAGGTAGAAAGGTATGATTCAAACAGTAAGAAAATTACCATTATTCCATATACCGATGATAGTGATTTTACTACTCCAGATAGCGTATTTAAGCCAAGAGTAGGGGATAAATATGTACTTATTGATATCAAGATGCCTCGGGCTTATATCGATAATGCTGAAGCGGAACTGCTTGAAGCCGCTCAGGAGTATTTAGATACCTATTCACAGCCGAATGTAATTTATACCGTGCAACCGCACTACCCGGAACTCAGAAGACAACAAATAAATATTGAACTTGGAGATGTGGTGACTTTGGTAGATGAAGATTTTGGGATAGAATTTGAAACCAGAATACTAGCCCTTACCCAAAAGATTAATAATGAATTTGAGTATAGCTTGGAAATTGGAAACCAGGTAACACTCAGTTACTTTTCTCAGGTCCTGGGGGACCAACAGGAGATCCGAAATGATATATATCAGAACACTCAATACTTTCAGGAATTATTCAACAGGGTCTTCAATAATGTAAAAGGATTCAGCGCGCCACTTTATGTAAACCGTGGAGAATTCTCTGCAGCTAATTACTATTACAATAATCAAAATAGAAGGGATTACGTATTTAGAACTATCAAAGAAGGGGATCAGGAATATAAAGCCTGGTATTACTACATAGGCGAAGATCATCAAAGAGCAGAGTTCATTGAAGCCAACTGGCAGTTAATAGGCGATAGCTTCGAGATTCTGGCAACGGAAACATTACTGGCTCAAAATGCGAATATTGGTAACTGGCTAATTCAAAATGGTCAAATAGTTTCCCAGGCTATTTACGATAGTGATGATGAGACAGAAATAGAGCCTGTAGTTCAGATGAACGGGAACGAAGGTTTTATAAAGTTTGTTACGAAGAAGGAAGTTTGGAACGGTTTCAGAATGGTATCGGTTAAGCAAACCATGTTTTTAGATGGTCGGACCGGGGAAATATCAATTGACATAGGCGGCCTAAGATCTGAATTTTCATTTGAAGGATTGATAGCTAATACTGAGGTCGGACAGGAGATATTAACACCAGACGGTAAAATTGGATTTGGAGGTGTAGTAGGTAACTACGATGGAAATCTAGCTAACAGAGCTGGAATCACAATACCTTATCTAGTTTACGGTCAAGAAGCATTTTCAGCAGGAGTAATAGGTGTAGCAAATAATAGTTACACTGGACCAGGTGGAACAGCCCCTGCATACGGTGGAGCTTTTTGGGGCTTAAAATCATTTGGAAGATATCGAGGTATTCAGAAAATAGAGAACGGTCAGAATACATTTTACTGCGATGAACACTCTGAATTGATCAGTGCCAATAATCAAGTGGACTGTAATTTATATTTACCTAAGAACCCCTATGAAGGACGCGAAATTATAGTAAGGGCAAATTATAACAGGATTGATTTCAGAACAGAAGACGGTATAAAATTTCTATTGGATAGAAATCAAGTTGCCAATCTGAATACTACCCAAAGAGATCAAAGGTTCACATTTACCTACGATGGTCAAAAATGGCTAACTAACATACAGCGATTCTAA
- a CDS encoding fibronectin type III domain-containing protein, giving the protein MAPSNLRLVQKTAYTIELAWDVVENSTSYKLEKDGVVTVISGSQNNTYTYTNLDADTPYSFRIRSVNDFGTSQYSNTINITTDNDLPEAPTGIFFNNVTENSVTINWDAALRADYYQVLRRLQGQTAWSSIANNVNNTFYTNNGVGSGNTYEYIIRSWNNIGSADSTIESVTIDQSIPDAPTLSVSSFGEDFISLSWTVSSQADNYRVEVKYPEGTSFIALTTKTGTTHTLNNAQSGSEYSFRVVAINSAGTATSNVVTQTTDSGIQPVAAPTLSLGTVSGNDIPLSWSSSANATSYDVMVLLPGASTYTLQTNLTNTSYTFTGNPDSEYSFKVVAKNSDSQAESNVVTATTEVEIPTQFLLSGYPLTETTGDAIDYGSGGYDMQVFGSMVRNGSNYEYNGSNTYLKVSGATGHSFVKNGQDTAFTFRCSIKWKSFYRGFIIARRVGSAGGEYQLWYDSGILQLWLIGNDTIADRMVVSVDLSTIANLNTWYRLAVTYDASKNRAGMKIHLNGVRVDTGTSGNATYSGMKSTVADTRIGAPEFNGGYRMSVFLKYVNIDKEIEFSQSQLEKDYQDASL; this is encoded by the coding sequence TTGGCACCATCGAATTTGAGGTTGGTTCAGAAAACAGCCTACACTATCGAATTAGCATGGGATGTAGTGGAGAATTCAACTTCATACAAATTAGAAAAGGATGGAGTAGTTACTGTAATATCTGGAAGTCAAAATAATACTTACACTTATACAAATTTAGATGCTGACACTCCTTATAGTTTTAGAATAAGGTCAGTTAATGACTTTGGTACAAGTCAATATTCAAACACAATAAATATTACTACTGATAATGATTTACCTGAAGCTCCAACAGGAATATTCTTTAACAATGTTACTGAAAATAGTGTAACCATAAATTGGGATGCTGCCTTGAGAGCTGACTATTATCAAGTTTTGAGAAGACTTCAAGGACAAACAGCTTGGTCAAGTATCGCTAACAACGTGAATAATACTTTCTACACGAACAATGGAGTGGGTTCAGGGAATACTTATGAATATATTATAAGATCCTGGAATAATATTGGTTCAGCGGATAGTACTATTGAATCTGTTACGATTGATCAATCCATCCCTGATGCACCCACCTTATCTGTTTCTTCATTTGGAGAAGATTTTATATCTCTTAGTTGGACGGTTTCTTCTCAAGCTGACAATTATAGAGTGGAAGTTAAATACCCCGAGGGCACTTCATTTATAGCTTTAACAACAAAAACCGGTACAACACATACTTTAAATAATGCTCAATCTGGAAGCGAATATTCTTTTAGAGTGGTTGCTATTAACTCAGCAGGAACCGCTACCAGTAATGTAGTAACGCAAACTACAGATTCAGGAATTCAGCCAGTAGCAGCTCCAACTTTATCACTAGGCACGGTTTCTGGAAATGATATTCCTTTGAGTTGGTCAAGTTCTGCTAATGCAACGAGCTATGATGTGATGGTTTTATTGCCAGGCGCAAGTACGTACACATTACAAACTAATTTAACCAATACTTCATACACTTTTACTGGAAATCCTGATTCAGAATACAGCTTCAAAGTAGTAGCTAAAAATTCTGACAGTCAAGCTGAGAGTAATGTAGTTACAGCAACAACAGAAGTAGAAATCCCAACTCAATTCTTATTGTCTGGATATCCACTTACGGAAACTACAGGTGACGCGATTGATTATGGTTCTGGAGGTTATGATATGCAGGTATTTGGTTCTATGGTCAGAAATGGCAGTAATTATGAATACAATGGGTCGAATACTTATTTGAAAGTTAGTGGAGCTACGGGTCATTCGTTTGTGAAAAATGGTCAGGATACTGCCTTTACGTTCAGATGTTCCATTAAGTGGAAATCGTTTTACAGAGGTTTTATAATAGCTCGTAGAGTTGGTTCAGCAGGTGGTGAATATCAACTTTGGTATGATAGCGGCATACTTCAATTATGGCTTATTGGCAACGATACAATAGCAGACAGAATGGTTGTCTCTGTTGACTTAAGTACTATTGCTAATCTAAATACCTGGTATCGATTAGCCGTTACTTACGATGCGAGTAAAAATAGGGCTGGTATGAAAATACATTTGAATGGAGTTAGGGTAGATACTGGAACTTCTGGAAATGCAACATACTCCGGTATGAAAAGTACAGTTGCCGATACCAGAATAGGTGCACCAGAATTTAACGGCGGTTATAGAATGAGTGTTTTCTTAAAATATGTAAATATTGATAAGGAAATAGAGTTTTCTCAATCACAATTAGAAAAAGATTATCAAGATGCAAGCTTATAA
- a CDS encoding NUMOD4 motif-containing HNH endonuclease: MNTSPKVQKSSISEIWKPIEGFEGLYEISNKGRVKSLPKRSKHNYGGIRISKERILKGGATNGYIRVTLCKNERKKAYSISRLVAAHFLPVNDRGNIIRYKDGNSFNNSADNLEWEYSEREWLKSQRKTEPLQLEGEIWKPIDGHEGKYEISNLGRVKVLPREKKYKSGRIDLIGERILKNPLSSGYKVANLFCEQRKQIPIHVHRLVAIAFIPNLENKPHINHIDGNKLNNDISNLEWCTPKENAVHAHETGLSTYKGEKHHLTPFTKEEILSIREEYKDPNTSHRDLARKYGVEKTTIGNIIRKKTWKHV, from the coding sequence ATGAATACTTCACCAAAAGTACAAAAATCTTCTATTTCTGAAATTTGGAAACCTATTGAGGGTTTTGAGGGCTTATACGAAATAAGCAATAAAGGCAGGGTTAAATCACTTCCAAAGAGAAGTAAGCACAATTACGGAGGAATTAGAATATCAAAAGAGCGAATACTAAAAGGAGGTGCAACTAACGGATATATTAGGGTTACCTTGTGTAAAAACGAGAGAAAAAAAGCTTATTCTATTTCTCGATTAGTAGCCGCTCATTTCTTACCAGTAAATGATAGAGGAAATATTATTAGGTACAAAGACGGTAATAGTTTTAATAATTCCGCTGATAATTTAGAGTGGGAATATTCCGAAAGAGAGTGGTTAAAATCTCAAAGAAAAACAGAGCCTTTACAGCTTGAAGGTGAGATATGGAAACCTATCGATGGTCATGAAGGTAAATATGAAATTTCAAATCTAGGTAGAGTAAAAGTCCTTCCCAGAGAAAAGAAATATAAAAGCGGAAGAATTGACCTTATAGGGGAAAGAATATTAAAAAACCCATTAAGTTCGGGCTATAAAGTAGCAAATTTATTCTGTGAACAAAGAAAACAAATACCTATTCATGTACACCGTTTAGTAGCAATTGCTTTTATTCCTAATCTTGAAAACAAACCTCACATTAATCATATTGACGGTAATAAATTAAATAACGATATATCAAATCTGGAATGGTGTACGCCAAAAGAAAATGCAGTTCACGCACACGAAACAGGGCTTTCTACTTATAAAGGAGAAAAACATCATTTAACTCCTTTTACAAAAGAAGAAATATTAAGTATTAGGGAGGAATATAAAGATCCAAATACATCCCATAGGGATTTAGCTAGAAAATATGGAGTTGAAAAAACAACTATAGGTAATATCATTAGAAAGAAAACTTGGAAGCACGTTTAA